In Ascochyta rabiei chromosome 2, complete sequence, one genomic interval encodes:
- a CDS encoding Ribosome biogenesis protein erb1: MSVNPRKRKAAVKAPPPPPESESDDELGDGLLEGILSHSEDDDDEEEEGDETDASSIIEGLSDDDDDDDDDEEEEEEEEEDEQAIREQMRTLKTSEPRQHTHDMDPDPADDDDGLKPNYTVQTDANGNTRYLYREIEPVYESDDSDAEQTNTIGNIDLAYYDEYPHIGYDINGRRIMRPAKGDALDALLDSIDIPKGWTGLTDPATGQPLNLTDEELSVLKKVARNEVVEDGYDPYPDMVAYFSGVDQEIMPLSAAPEPKRRFVPSKHEAKRVMKIVKAIREGRIAPYRPPELEQDADPFSFDVWADEKPRPDNSMHIAAPKLPPPGYEASYHPPPEYLPDKAEEHAWREQDDEDREREFLPKSYDALRKVPGYDAFVKERFERSLDLYLAPRIRRNRLNIDPDSLLPKLPDPDDLKPFPTTCAAISRGHQGRVRSVSVDPLGIFLASGGDDGYVRIWEILTGRQLWNARLSSDDAVDAVSWRPVKEASILAAAAGEHVYLIVPFALLSPDVEQRSRDLVDAGWGYASSKSTSTNAHDAPNTPPGLWSRPEKKREDKGILVQVEVRSAIKTLSWHRRGDYFCTVSPRGQSSSVAIHTVSKHLTQLPFRRLKGIAQTAQFHPSKAIFFVATRNTIRSYDLAKQELVKILQPGAKWISSMAVHPGGDNLIVGTYDKRLLWHDLELSTKPYKTLRFHTAAIRAVAFHQAAYPLFADASDDGTLQIFHGNVVTDLMENATIVPLKVLKGHKVRQRLGVMDVQWHPREPWCVSAGADGTIRLWN, translated from the coding sequence atGTCTGTCAACCCGCGCAAGAGAAAGGCGGCGGTCAAggcgccgccgccaccgccagaGAGCGAGTCGGACGACGAACTGGGCGACGGCCTGCTCGAGGGCATCCTGTCGCATtccgaagacgacgacgacgaggaagaggagggagACGAGACAGACGCCAGCAGCATAATCGAGGGCCTgtccgacgacgacgacgacgacgacgacgacgaagaagaagaagaagaagaagaagaagacgagcaGGCCATCCGCGAGCAGATGCGCACCCTCAAGACCTCGGAGCCCCGGCAGCACACACACGACATGGACCCCGAccccgccgacgacgacgacggccTCAAGCCCAACTACACCGTCCAGACCGACGCCAACGGCAACACGCGCTACCTCTACCGCGAAATCGAGCCCGTCTACGAGTCGGACGACTCCGACGCCGAGCAGACCAACACCATCGGCAACATCGACCTCGCCTACTACGACGAGTACCCGCACATCGGCTACGACATCAACGGCAGGCGCATCATGCGGCCCGCAAAGGGCGACGCCCTCGACGCCCTGCTCGACAGCATCGACATCCCCAAGGGCTGGACCGGCCTGACCGACCCCGCCACCGGCCAGCCGCTGAACCTGACCGACGAGGAGCTCAGCGTGCTGAAAAAGGTCGCGCGCAACGAGGTCGTCGAGGACGGCTACGACCCCTACCCGGACATGGTCGCCTACTTCTCCGGCGTCGACCAGGAGATCATGCCGCTGAGCGCCGCCCCCGAGCCCAAGCGCCGCTTTGTCCCCTCCAAGCACGAGGCCAAGCGCGTCATGAAGATCGTCAAGGCCATCCGCGAGGGCCGCATTGCCCCCTACAGGCCGCCCGAGCTCGAGCAAGACGCCGACCCCTTCTCCTTCGACGTCTGGGCCGACGAGAAGCCGCGGCCAGACAATTCGATGCACATCGCCGCGCCCAAGCTGCCTCCGCCTGGCTACGAGGCCAGCTACCACCCGCCGCCCGAGTACCTCCCGGACAAGGCCGAGGAGCACGCCTGGCGCGAgcaggacgacgaggaccGAGAGCGAGAGTTCCTGCCCAAGAGCTACGACGCCCTGCGCAAGGTCCCCGGCTACGACGCCTTTGTCAAGGAGCGCTTCGAGCGCAGCCTGGACCTGTACCTCGCCCCCCGCATACGCCGAAACCGGCTGAACATCGACCCCGACTCCCTCCTGCCCAAGCTGCCCGACCCGGACGATCTCAAGCCCTTCCCCACCACCTGCGCCGCCATCTCCCGCGGCCACCAAGGCCGCGTGCGCTCCGTCTCCGTCGACCCGCTCGGCATCTTCCTTGCCAGCGGCGGCGACGACGGCTACGTGCGCATCTGGGAGATCCTGACCGGCCGCCAGCTGTGGAACGCGCGCCTCTCGTCCGACGACGCCGTCGACGCCGTCTCGTGGCGGCCCGTCAAGGAAGCCTCGAtcctcgccgccgccgccggcgAACACGTCTACCTCATCGTCCCCTTCGCCCTCCTCTCCCCCGACGTCGAGCAGCGCTCGCGCGACCTCGTCGACGCCGGCTGGGGCTACGCCTCGTCCAAGTCCACCAGCACCAACGCCCACGACGCGCCCAACACACCCCCCGGCCTCTGGTCGCGACCCGAGAAGAAGAGGGAGGACAAGGGCATCCTCGTCCAGGTCGAGGTCCGCAGCGCCATCAAAACCCTCTCCTGGCACCGCCGCGGCGACTACTTCTGCACCGTCTCCCCCCGCGGCCAGTCCTCCTCGGTCGCCATCCACACCGTCTCCAAACACCTGACCCAACTCCCCTTCCGCCGCCTCAAAGGCATCGCCCAGACGGCCCAGTTCCACCCCAGCAAAGCCATCTTCTTCGTCGCCACCCGCAACACCATCCGCAGCTACGACCTGGCCAAGCAAGAGCTCGTCAAGATCCTGCAGCCCGGCGCGAAATGGATCTCCTCCATGGCCGTCCACCCCGGCGGCGACAACCTCATCGTCGGCACCTACGACAAGCGCCTGCTCTGGCACGACCTCGAGCTCTCCACCAAGCCGTACAAAACCCTCCGCTTCCACACCGCTGCCATCCGCGCCGTCGCCTTCCACCAGGCCGCCTACCCCCTGTTCGCCGACGCCAGCGACGACGGCACTCTGCAGATCTTCCACGGCAACGTCGTCACCGACCTGATGGAGAACGCGACCATTGTCCCGCTCAAGGTCCTCAAGGGCCACAAGGTCAGGCAGCGACTCGGCGTCATGGACGTCCAGTGGCATCCGCGCGAGCCCTGGTGTGTCAGTGCCGGCGCAGACGGCACGATACGGCTGTGGAATTAG